From the genome of Pseudomonas yamanorum, one region includes:
- a CDS encoding ABC transporter substrate-binding protein, with protein sequence MHKRHGLLVAISLGLCTQGAFAAPQVPERLQKVDKLVYCSGMDSPPLVSFDEAQKPRGLTVDLGLEIAKRLGGKQVQWRVIPFSGLVPALLAQQCDMIVDQLFDKPERRQVIDIVNYMYSSQSVVVPKGNPKGIQALDDLSGHKVAVLNGSTIKTLLDAQNDSLAKAGKPPMKLVVYNTDTDAFQALRINQVDAYGTTVETAGYYAAMAPELFQEGVPAFSRILTGLGIRKDDPQLSAAVQQVVSDMRSDGSYVQLLNKWHVSSDTLD encoded by the coding sequence ATGCATAAACGTCACGGCTTGCTGGTCGCCATATCCCTGGGCCTCTGCACACAAGGGGCCTTTGCTGCGCCCCAGGTGCCGGAGCGCCTGCAGAAGGTCGACAAACTGGTGTATTGCTCGGGGATGGATTCACCGCCCCTGGTGTCCTTCGATGAAGCGCAGAAACCCCGGGGACTGACCGTCGACCTGGGCCTGGAAATCGCCAAGCGCCTGGGAGGCAAGCAGGTGCAATGGCGGGTGATTCCCTTCTCCGGGCTGGTGCCGGCGCTGCTGGCCCAGCAGTGCGACATGATCGTCGACCAGCTGTTCGACAAGCCCGAGCGGCGGCAAGTGATCGACATCGTCAACTACATGTATTCCAGCCAGTCGGTGGTGGTGCCCAAGGGCAACCCCAAGGGCATCCAGGCGCTGGATGACCTGTCCGGGCACAAGGTCGCGGTGCTCAACGGCTCCACCATCAAGACCCTGCTCGACGCCCAGAACGACAGCCTGGCCAAGGCCGGCAAGCCACCGATGAAACTGGTGGTGTACAACACCGACACCGACGCCTTCCAGGCCCTGCGCATCAACCAGGTGGACGCCTATGGCACCACCGTGGAAACCGCCGGTTACTACGCGGCGATGGCCCCGGAACTGTTCCAGGAAGGCGTACCGGCGTTCAGCCGGATCCTGACCGGCCTGGGCATTCGCAAGGACGATCCGCAGCTCAGCGCCGCCGTGCAGCAAGTGGTCAGCGACATGCGCAGCGACGGCAGCTACGTCCAGTTGTTGAACAAGTGGCATGTCAGCAGCGACACACTCGACTGA
- a CDS encoding amino acid ABC transporter permease — protein sequence MNFNWDVFWQYLLQPSGVYLTGLWLTCLIAVSAMLLGCVLGLAAALLRLSKNPLLHLPVRFYVWLMRGTPLLVQIVFLYTALAAGGIFRFEDIDLFGLVVPGNIQAAIIALGLNEGAYMAEIIRAGIGAVDKGQYEAGRSLGMGFAKLMRRIVLPQAFRVIVPPLGNEFNVMLKNTTLVSVIGVQELLLSTQMVTSATFRVFELYLVVAIYFLLLTTLWGFFQRWLEARFGQSDRPSSPPPASSRMFGRSTLKLLRGR from the coding sequence ATGAATTTCAATTGGGATGTGTTCTGGCAGTACCTGCTGCAGCCCAGCGGGGTGTACCTGACCGGGCTCTGGCTGACGTGCCTGATCGCGGTGTCGGCGATGCTGCTGGGCTGTGTGCTGGGGTTGGCGGCGGCGTTGTTGCGGTTGTCGAAGAACCCGCTGCTGCACCTGCCAGTGCGTTTTTATGTGTGGTTGATGCGTGGCACGCCGTTGCTGGTGCAGATCGTGTTCCTGTACACGGCGCTGGCGGCGGGGGGGATTTTTCGTTTCGAGGATATCGACCTGTTCGGGCTGGTGGTCCCCGGGAATATCCAGGCGGCGATCATCGCCCTGGGCCTGAATGAAGGCGCCTATATGGCGGAGATCATCCGGGCCGGCATTGGCGCGGTGGACAAGGGCCAATACGAAGCCGGGCGCTCACTGGGCATGGGCTTCGCCAAGCTGATGCGGCGCATCGTGCTGCCCCAGGCGTTCCGGGTGATCGTCCCGCCGCTGGGCAACGAGTTCAACGTGATGCTCAAGAACACCACGCTGGTGAGTGTGATCGGCGTGCAGGAGCTGTTGCTCAGCACCCAGATGGTCACCTCGGCGACGTTCCGGGTGTTTGAGTTGTACCTGGTGGTCGCCATCTACTTCCTGTTGTTGACCACGCTCTGGGGCTTTTTCCAGCGCTGGCTGGAGGCGCGTTTCGGCCAGTCGGACCGGCCTTCGTCACCGCCGCCGGCCTCCAGCCGGATGTTCGGTCGCAGCACCCTGAAATTGCTGAGGGGACGCTAA
- a CDS encoding cryptochrome/photolyase family protein, which translates to MTKAVRNLCLVLGDQLSFDLASLDGLDSQHDAVLMVEVMEEASHVPHHPQKIALVFSAMRHFAQALQQRGIRVQYVALDDPQNTGSVPGELGRWQSLMQPQELHLTECGDWRLEQSLKDCGLPIQWHADSRFLCSRDEFAAWASGKKQLRMEFFYREMRRKSGLLLNGDGTPVGGAWNFDADNRKALPKGTKAPYPARFSSDAITQDVLALVRKHFSSHYGDLDTFDYPVTHTDAQALWEYFLDYGLAGFGDYQDAMASDEPFLFHARISAALNIGLLDLRQLCSDVEAAYWSGGIGLNAAEGFIRQLIGWREYVRGVYWLKMPDYAAGNAFGNSRPLPEFYWTGETQMNCMRQAIGQSLKHAYAHHIQRLMVTGNFALLAGIVPSQICEWYLAIYMDAFDWVELPNTLGMVMHADGGYLGSKPYCASGQYIKRMSDYCRDCAYKVTESTADNACPFNALYWHFLMRHGDLLRGNQRMAMLYKNLDRMPESKQNALWNRGQRLLAKLDAGESL; encoded by the coding sequence GTGACCAAGGCCGTTAGAAACCTGTGCCTGGTGCTGGGCGATCAGCTCTCATTTGACCTGGCCTCACTGGACGGGCTGGATAGCCAGCACGATGCCGTCTTGATGGTCGAGGTCATGGAGGAAGCCAGCCATGTCCCCCACCATCCGCAAAAAATCGCCCTGGTCTTCAGCGCCATGCGCCACTTTGCCCAGGCGTTGCAGCAGCGTGGTATCCGGGTGCAGTACGTCGCCCTGGACGACCCGCAAAACACCGGCTCGGTACCCGGCGAGCTAGGGCGCTGGCAATCGCTGATGCAGCCACAGGAACTGCACCTGACCGAATGCGGCGACTGGCGCCTGGAACAATCCCTGAAAGACTGCGGCTTGCCGATCCAGTGGCATGCCGACAGCCGCTTTTTGTGCAGCCGTGACGAATTCGCCGCTTGGGCCAGCGGCAAAAAACAGCTGCGCATGGAGTTCTTCTACCGGGAGATGCGCCGCAAGAGCGGGCTATTGCTCAACGGTGACGGCACCCCGGTCGGCGGCGCCTGGAACTTTGATGCGGACAACCGCAAGGCGCTGCCCAAGGGAACCAAAGCGCCCTACCCGGCGCGCTTCAGTTCAGACGCCATCACCCAGGACGTGCTGGCGCTGGTACGTAAACACTTCAGCAGCCACTACGGCGACCTGGACACCTTCGATTACCCGGTAACCCACACCGATGCCCAGGCACTGTGGGAGTACTTTCTGGATTACGGCCTGGCCGGGTTCGGCGACTACCAGGACGCCATGGCCAGCGACGAGCCCTTCCTGTTTCATGCCCGTATCAGCGCGGCGCTGAACATCGGCCTGCTGGACCTGCGCCAACTGTGCAGCGACGTGGAGGCAGCCTATTGGTCGGGCGGCATCGGGCTGAATGCCGCCGAAGGGTTTATCCGCCAACTGATTGGCTGGCGTGAATACGTACGCGGCGTGTACTGGCTGAAGATGCCGGACTACGCCGCCGGCAATGCATTCGGCAACAGCCGCCCGCTGCCGGAGTTCTACTGGACGGGCGAGACGCAAATGAACTGCATGCGCCAGGCGATCGGCCAAAGCCTGAAACATGCCTACGCCCATCACATCCAGCGGCTGATGGTCACCGGCAATTTCGCCCTGCTGGCCGGCATCGTGCCCAGCCAGATATGCGAGTGGTACCTGGCGATCTACATGGACGCTTTCGACTGGGTCGAGCTGCCCAACACCCTGGGCATGGTCATGCATGCGGATGGCGGCTATCTGGGCTCCAAACCTTATTGCGCGAGCGGACAATATATAAAGCGCATGTCGGACTACTGCCGCGACTGTGCGTACAAAGTCACTGAAAGTACCGCTGACAATGCCTGCCCGTTCAATGCGCTTTACTGGCACTTCCTGATGCGCCACGGCGACCTGCTGCGGGGCAATCAGCGCATGGCCATGCTCTACAAGAATCTCGACCGGATGCCTGAATCCAAGCAGAACGCGCTGTGGAACCGGGGCCAGCGGCTACTGGCGAAGCTGGATGCGGGCGAGTCACTTTGA
- a CDS encoding MFS transporter, translating to MFRTSQGQSRFSGFFISRNFSLLWLGQALSSFGEFVLESTIIVWLVTDLFRDSAFLPSAVGLAVAASAIPRVLVAPLAGAWVDRLPALYVMITADAIRVINFLIFILIYSLSGLDQMQVFAGVLLLLVMNSSAAQFFNPSRQAVMQVIIPAERRVEASAKTMFSLTGISVLSASVGPALFVWVGPIWALLINVLAFSCSALCILATRDLGAALPAERASFWRGLLAGLRFSWGHPSIRTLLTGVALYGFSLGINNVVLSLYAFKTLGLSPREYGLVLAAFPVGGLMAAFLVRPLLKALSIRRAFTVALLCLGLSYLGYALHPPFYLAWGLMFCCGLCFSVFAMVQGPMLQEAVPAGYMGRVSATVTPVLAIASLTGTLVCSQTLSLVQGVDVYGGYIVIAASLLLTGGGLMLLGQRAGKHQVARSK from the coding sequence GTGTTCAGGACGAGTCAAGGGCAAAGCCGGTTTTCCGGGTTTTTCATCAGCCGCAATTTTTCACTTTTATGGCTGGGCCAGGCGCTCTCGTCCTTCGGCGAGTTCGTGCTGGAGAGCACGATCATCGTCTGGCTGGTGACCGATCTGTTCCGCGACAGCGCCTTTCTACCCAGCGCCGTGGGCCTGGCGGTGGCGGCCTCGGCGATCCCGCGGGTGCTGGTGGCGCCATTGGCGGGTGCCTGGGTCGACCGCCTGCCTGCGCTCTACGTGATGATCACGGCTGATGCTATCCGGGTGATCAACTTCCTGATCTTTATCCTGATCTATTCGCTGTCCGGCCTCGATCAGATGCAAGTGTTCGCCGGCGTGCTGTTGTTGCTGGTGATGAACAGCAGCGCCGCGCAGTTCTTCAACCCGTCCCGGCAGGCGGTCATGCAAGTGATCATTCCCGCTGAGCGGCGGGTGGAAGCGTCGGCCAAGACGATGTTTTCCCTCACGGGCATTTCGGTACTTTCCGCTTCCGTGGGCCCGGCGCTGTTTGTGTGGGTGGGGCCGATCTGGGCGTTGCTGATCAATGTGCTGGCGTTCAGCTGTTCAGCGCTATGTATCCTGGCCACCCGAGATTTAGGGGCTGCATTGCCCGCAGAGCGCGCCTCATTCTGGCGTGGACTCTTGGCCGGCCTGCGGTTTTCCTGGGGGCACCCATCGATTCGAACCCTGCTGACCGGCGTGGCGTTATATGGCTTTTCCCTCGGTATCAACAACGTCGTCCTGTCGTTGTATGCCTTCAAAACGTTGGGCCTGAGCCCGCGTGAATATGGCCTGGTACTCGCCGCATTCCCCGTCGGCGGGCTGATGGCGGCCTTTCTCGTTCGGCCGCTGTTGAAGGCCTTGAGCATTCGACGCGCGTTCACCGTGGCGCTGTTGTGCCTGGGGCTGAGCTACCTGGGCTATGCGTTGCATCCGCCGTTTTACCTGGCCTGGGGGCTGATGTTCTGCTGCGGGCTGTGCTTTTCGGTGTTTGCCATGGTGCAGGGGCCTATGCTGCAAGAGGCCGTGCCGGCAGGCTATATGGGCCGAGTCTCCGCGACCGTGACGCCGGTGCTGGCCATTGCCTCGCTGACCGGCACCCTGGTGTGTTCCCAGACGCTCAGCCTCGTGCAAGGCGTGGATGTGTATGGCGGCTACATCGTTATCGCGGCGAGCCTGCTGCTGACGGGAGGTGGATTGATGCTGCTCGGTCAGCGTGCCGGCAAACACCAAGTCGCCCGCTCAAAGTGA
- a CDS encoding TonB-dependent receptor family protein, with amino-acid sequence MRQLFEPRARRFESLATASSLGVLLMLIHGAAFAAQADPTLATVVVTGAEATEAQKAEKQLAKVPGKTAVIDNRKIEQGRAANAEDVLALQPGVFAQATSGSGANKISIRGSGLNTFYQGYVLGIKFLYDGLPLTGPGGTQEDMLDMASVDHTEVLYGANAFRYSALSLGGAINFVSKTGRTDPGNYARFEAGSFGYRKQQLSTGGVDGDNDYYVSIQHNERDGYQDNTPNKGQGIVANFGHVFSPQLETRFYIRYKEETLSQGNTLTKYQLKHDPTSNLVPIGRKKDGSTLLGSTTTYTFDDNAKLEVGLGYNDYPLDNGWRYSPTPQEWRSQDVNLTLRYLRTADTFFGLRSDSSVTFSNTLAYLADVKSHSKATGITQQKTNYTGSRDTVFSLGNELQLNDRTWLSTGLSLIDIKRKAQIEYSTGTNTSAFPSGVEYDETDVAPRIGLRYQLTPEFEVFGNVSRSVDPPVTWQLGSTGTPYIRDVRPQKANTVEFGIRGGHGIFDGSLTVYRSWVQKELLSVVVRQATATQDQLVATSNGSATIHQGIEAGLNAQLWDGGNGDTVTLRQAYTFNDFHYRNDGVFGDNQLPGLPRQVYQAELEYRQGSGFYAQLNARAASSYYVDFANSLSAPSYTLWGAKVGYEAPSKKWEVFVDARNLTNKRYATATNTAYDAKGQDSANFYVGDAFNVTTGVAFHF; translated from the coding sequence ATGCGGCAACTGTTTGAACCACGCGCTCGTCGTTTTGAGTCACTGGCCACCGCGTCCAGCCTCGGCGTGCTGTTGATGTTGATACACGGCGCGGCCTTTGCCGCCCAGGCCGATCCGACCCTGGCCACGGTGGTGGTCACCGGCGCCGAAGCCACCGAAGCGCAAAAGGCCGAGAAGCAGCTGGCCAAGGTACCCGGCAAAACCGCGGTGATCGACAACCGCAAGATCGAGCAGGGCCGGGCGGCGAATGCCGAGGACGTGCTGGCGTTGCAGCCGGGAGTCTTCGCTCAGGCCACCAGCGGTTCGGGTGCCAACAAGATTTCGATCCGTGGTTCGGGCCTCAACACCTTCTACCAAGGCTATGTGCTGGGGATCAAATTCCTCTATGACGGCCTGCCATTGACCGGCCCGGGCGGCACCCAGGAAGACATGCTGGACATGGCCTCCGTGGACCACACCGAGGTGCTCTACGGCGCCAACGCTTTCCGTTATTCGGCGTTATCCCTGGGCGGCGCGATCAACTTCGTGAGCAAGACCGGCCGCACCGATCCGGGCAACTACGCGCGCTTCGAAGCCGGCAGCTTCGGCTACCGCAAGCAGCAGCTGAGTACCGGTGGCGTTGACGGCGACAACGACTACTACGTCAGCATCCAGCACAACGAGCGGGATGGTTATCAGGACAACACGCCGAACAAGGGACAGGGGATCGTCGCCAACTTCGGCCACGTATTCAGCCCGCAACTGGAGACGCGCTTCTACATTCGCTACAAGGAAGAGACTCTGAGCCAGGGCAACACCCTGACCAAATACCAGCTCAAGCACGACCCTACGAGCAACCTCGTGCCCATCGGGCGCAAGAAGGACGGCTCGACCCTGCTGGGCAGCACCACCACCTACACCTTCGACGACAATGCCAAGCTCGAAGTCGGCCTGGGCTACAACGACTACCCGCTGGACAACGGCTGGCGTTACTCGCCAACACCCCAGGAATGGCGCTCCCAGGACGTCAACCTGACCTTGCGCTACCTGCGCACCGCCGACACCTTCTTCGGCCTGCGCAGCGACAGCAGCGTGACCTTCAGCAACACCCTGGCGTACCTCGCCGATGTGAAGTCCCACAGCAAGGCCACCGGTATCACCCAGCAGAAAACCAACTACACCGGCTCCCGGGACACGGTGTTTTCCCTTGGCAACGAACTGCAACTGAATGACCGTACGTGGCTGTCCACCGGGCTGTCGCTGATTGATATCAAGCGCAAGGCGCAGATCGAATACAGCACCGGCACCAATACCAGCGCGTTCCCCAGTGGCGTTGAGTACGACGAGACCGACGTCGCCCCGCGCATCGGCCTGCGCTACCAGCTGACCCCGGAATTCGAAGTGTTCGGCAACGTCAGCCGCTCGGTGGATCCACCCGTTACCTGGCAGCTGGGCAGCACCGGCACGCCCTACATCCGTGATGTGCGGCCGCAAAAAGCCAACACCGTGGAGTTCGGTATTCGTGGCGGCCATGGCATCTTCGACGGCAGCCTGACGGTCTACCGGTCGTGGGTGCAGAAAGAACTGTTGTCGGTGGTGGTGCGCCAGGCAACCGCCACCCAGGACCAGTTGGTGGCCACCTCCAACGGCAGCGCAACGATTCACCAGGGCATTGAAGCTGGGCTGAATGCGCAACTGTGGGACGGCGGCAACGGCGACACCGTGACCTTGCGCCAGGCCTACACCTTCAACGACTTTCACTACCGCAATGATGGGGTGTTTGGCGACAACCAGTTGCCGGGCTTGCCGCGTCAGGTCTACCAGGCGGAGCTGGAGTATCGCCAGGGCAGTGGTTTCTACGCGCAGCTCAATGCCCGGGCGGCGTCCAGCTACTACGTGGATTTCGCCAACTCCCTGAGTGCGCCGTCCTATACGTTGTGGGGCGCCAAGGTGGGCTACGAGGCCCCGAGCAAGAAGTGGGAAGTGTTCGTCGACGCGCGCAACCTGACCAACAAACGCTACGCCACGGCCACCAACACCGCGTACGACGCCAAGGGCCAGGACTCGGCCAACTTCTATGTAGGGGATGCGTTCAACGTGACCACGGGGGTGGCGTTTCACTTTTGA
- a CDS encoding DUF6482 family protein: protein MNLQTLTQLATQGDVREMELLSLEGGFYLARVRLDHGQFTLLDAAAKPLHFRSVNHLRDVLQSVPAFPCTLVHQCVHDEMCGRREGPIEALRTPFSLEAPW from the coding sequence ATGAACCTGCAAACCCTGACCCAACTGGCCACCCAAGGCGACGTGCGTGAAATGGAACTGCTCTCCCTGGAAGGCGGTTTCTATCTGGCGCGCGTCCGGCTGGACCACGGCCAGTTCACGTTGCTGGACGCTGCAGCAAAGCCCCTGCACTTTCGCTCCGTCAATCACCTGCGTGACGTGTTGCAGTCAGTCCCGGCGTTCCCCTGCACCCTGGTGCATCAGTGCGTCCATGATGAAATGTGCGGCCGGCGTGAAGGGCCCATTGAGGCACTGCGGACGCCGTTCTCCCTGGAAGCGCCCTGGTGA
- a CDS encoding DUF3833 domain-containing protein — protein MTRLLVSLALVLGLSSCGSVDVKHYADQQPQLDLVSFFSKPVKAWGIFEKRSGEVAKRFEVNIASRREGENLILDERFLYSDGTRQRRVWTLTPDGPNHWRGRADDVVGEAKGEVAGNALHWRYVLSLPVDGSVYEVSLDDWMYLMDEDTLINRSSMSKLGVEVGQVTLFFRRQSSQP, from the coding sequence ATGACCCGTCTATTGGTTTCGCTGGCCCTGGTGCTGGGCCTGAGCAGTTGTGGCAGCGTGGATGTAAAACACTATGCCGACCAGCAACCCCAACTGGACCTGGTGAGCTTCTTCAGCAAGCCCGTCAAGGCCTGGGGCATATTCGAGAAACGCTCGGGTGAAGTGGCCAAGCGTTTCGAGGTGAATATCGCCAGCCGCCGCGAGGGTGAAAACCTGATTCTCGACGAACGCTTTCTCTACAGCGATGGCACTCGCCAGCGGCGCGTCTGGACCCTGACCCCCGATGGCCCGAACCACTGGCGCGGCCGCGCCGACGACGTGGTCGGTGAGGCCAAGGGCGAAGTGGCCGGCAACGCGTTGCACTGGCGTTACGTGCTGAGCCTGCCGGTGGACGGCTCCGTCTACGAAGTGAGCCTCGACGACTGGATGTACCTGATGGACGAAGACACGCTGATCAATCGCTCCAGCATGTCCAAGCTGGGGGTCGAAGTGGGACAGGTGACGCTGTTCTTCCGTCGCCAGTCTTCGCAACCCTGA
- a CDS encoding amino acid ABC transporter ATP-binding protein, with protein MAHKSEELIIEALDVHKSFGELQILKGISLQVRRGEVVVLIGASGSGKTTFIRCINLLEDIQGGRIRVNGRAMGYRERADGSLVRDSERNIARQRRDIGMVFQRFNLFPHMTALENIIEAPIQVLGVSRAAALEQARGLLERVGLADKAGHYPSMLSGGQQQRVAIARALAMKPQAMLFDEPTSALDPETVGEVLQVMKELAEEGMTMVVVTHEMGFAREVADRVVVLDQGELIEQGPPEQIFSRPSHPRTRAFLSRVL; from the coding sequence ATGGCGCACAAAAGTGAAGAGTTGATCATCGAGGCCCTGGATGTGCACAAGTCCTTCGGCGAGTTGCAGATCCTCAAGGGGATTTCCCTGCAAGTGCGCCGTGGCGAAGTGGTGGTTCTGATCGGTGCCTCGGGCTCGGGCAAGACCACCTTTATCCGCTGCATCAACCTGCTGGAGGACATCCAGGGCGGACGCATCCGCGTCAACGGTCGGGCGATGGGGTATCGCGAACGTGCCGACGGCAGCCTGGTGCGGGACTCGGAGCGCAACATCGCTCGCCAGCGCCGGGACATCGGCATGGTGTTCCAGCGCTTCAACCTGTTCCCCCATATGACCGCATTGGAAAACATCATCGAGGCGCCGATCCAGGTGCTCGGTGTGTCTCGTGCGGCGGCATTGGAACAAGCCCGCGGCCTGCTGGAGCGGGTGGGCCTGGCGGACAAGGCCGGCCACTACCCGTCGATGCTCTCGGGCGGGCAGCAGCAACGGGTGGCGATCGCCCGGGCGCTGGCGATGAAACCCCAGGCCATGTTGTTCGACGAGCCCACCAGCGCCCTCGACCCGGAAACCGTGGGCGAAGTTTTGCAGGTGATGAAAGAGTTGGCCGAGGAGGGCATGACCATGGTGGTGGTGACTCATGAAATGGGCTTTGCCCGTGAAGTGGCCGACCGCGTGGTGGTGCTCGACCAGGGCGAGCTCATCGAACAAGGGCCGCCGGAACAGATTTTCAGCCGTCCCAGCCATCCCCGTACCCGGGCCTTTCTCAGCCGTGTGCTATGA
- a CDS encoding GntR family transcriptional regulator, translating to MQFAPAYVERQPLTAEEEAYTFLLDAICSGRYRKGDRLIAEDIASEIGMSRMPVREAFRRLDAQGLVTLRPNRGAIVSGLDIDELHEVFEMRSALEGLAVRVAVGRIGERQLAALERQLDEMDDYRDDSAEWVSRHRAFHEYLCSLSGRPRLMKQISALYSLVEAPMRLWLQHGDKPLSARQEHAVILDAIRAGDADRAEAVVREHIEGTVPALIQFLQTEK from the coding sequence ATGCAATTCGCTCCCGCTTATGTAGAACGCCAGCCGCTGACCGCCGAGGAGGAGGCCTACACCTTCCTGCTGGACGCGATTTGCAGTGGCCGCTACCGCAAGGGTGACCGGTTGATCGCCGAGGACATCGCCAGCGAGATCGGCATGAGCCGCATGCCGGTGCGCGAAGCCTTCCGCCGCCTCGACGCTCAAGGCCTGGTGACCCTGCGGCCTAACCGTGGGGCGATTGTCAGTGGCCTGGATATCGACGAATTGCACGAAGTCTTCGAGATGCGCAGCGCCCTTGAAGGCCTGGCGGTGCGCGTGGCGGTGGGGCGGATTGGCGAGCGCCAGTTGGCCGCGCTGGAGCGGCAGCTGGACGAGATGGACGACTACCGCGACGACAGTGCCGAGTGGGTCAGCCGCCACCGCGCCTTTCACGAATACCTGTGCAGCCTCAGCGGCCGCCCGCGCCTGATGAAGCAGATCTCGGCGCTGTACTCGCTGGTGGAGGCGCCCATGCGCCTGTGGCTGCAGCACGGCGACAAACCCCTCAGCGCCCGCCAGGAGCATGCGGTGATCCTCGATGCGATTCGCGCCGGTGATGCCGACCGCGCCGAAGCCGTGGTGCGCGAGCACATCGAAGGCACCGTGCCGGCGCTGATTCAGTTCCTGCAAACGGAAAAATAG
- a CDS encoding acyl-CoA dehydrogenase family protein: MTANLLCTRRTPLEIARDLAREFARTAVDRDASGGTPKAERDKLRSSGLLSLSIPGQFGGLDANWSETFEVVREFARVDSSIAHVFGFHHLMLATVRLFATPAQWQTWFSLTASNNWFWGNTLNPLDTRTVVKRHTGWREFSGQKNFCSGANDSEMLIASAIDESAGGKLLIAAIPSARSGIILHNDWNNMGQRQTDSGSVTFKRVRVEESDLLLDPGPLSTPFACLRPLIAQLHFANIFLGIAEGAFEEARQYTLEEARPWFRSSASHSTQDPYILSHYGDFWVALQSTRLLVERAGEVLDAAWAKGSALTSEERGTAAIAIATAKVAASRNGLELCSKVFEVTGARATNASVALDRHWRNLRTQSLHDPLDYKLHELGEWALNGTPPIPTFYS; encoded by the coding sequence GTGACGGCCAACTTACTCTGCACCCGCAGGACGCCGCTGGAGATTGCCCGTGACTTGGCGCGCGAATTTGCCCGCACTGCCGTCGACCGCGATGCCAGCGGCGGAACGCCCAAAGCCGAACGCGACAAGCTGCGCAGCAGCGGCCTGTTGTCCCTGAGCATCCCCGGGCAATTCGGCGGGCTGGATGCCAACTGGTCGGAAACCTTCGAGGTGGTGCGCGAATTCGCCCGGGTCGACAGCTCCATCGCCCACGTATTCGGCTTTCATCACCTGATGCTTGCCACCGTCCGGTTGTTCGCCACGCCCGCACAATGGCAAACCTGGTTCAGCCTGACGGCCAGCAACAACTGGTTCTGGGGCAACACCCTGAACCCGCTGGACACCCGCACGGTGGTCAAGCGCCACACGGGCTGGCGGGAATTCTCGGGACAGAAGAACTTCTGCTCCGGGGCCAACGACTCGGAGATGCTGATCGCCTCGGCCATCGATGAAAGCGCAGGCGGCAAGTTGCTGATCGCGGCGATTCCCAGCGCCCGCAGCGGGATCATCCTGCACAACGACTGGAACAACATGGGCCAGCGCCAGACCGACAGCGGCAGCGTGACCTTCAAGCGCGTACGCGTGGAAGAGTCCGACCTGCTGCTGGACCCGGGGCCGTTGAGCACGCCGTTCGCCTGCCTGCGCCCGCTGATTGCACAACTGCATTTTGCGAATATCTTCCTCGGCATCGCCGAGGGCGCATTCGAAGAAGCGCGCCAATACACCCTGGAAGAAGCCCGCCCGTGGTTCCGCTCCAGCGCCAGCCACAGCACCCAGGACCCTTACATCCTCAGCCACTACGGCGATTTCTGGGTGGCGCTGCAAAGCACCCGCCTGTTGGTGGAGCGCGCCGGTGAGGTACTGGACGCGGCATGGGCCAAGGGCTCGGCCCTGACCAGCGAGGAACGCGGCACAGCTGCGATTGCCATCGCCACCGCCAAAGTCGCCGCCAGCCGCAATGGCCTGGAGTTGTGTAGCAAGGTCTTCGAGGTCACCGGCGCGCGGGCGACCAACGCCTCGGTGGCCCTCGACAGGCACTGGCGCAACTTGCGCACCCAGAGCCTGCATGACCCGCTGGACTACAAGCTTCATGAACTGGGCGAATGGGCACTGAACGGTACCCCGCCCATCCCGACGTTCTATTCGTAG